The following coding sequences lie in one uncultured Mailhella sp. genomic window:
- a CDS encoding FAD-dependent oxidoreductase has protein sequence MEYNMLFSPVTINALTLKNRIVMSSMVTQYAASNGEVTDQMIHYYAERARGGVGLIMIEATYVERQGDSYKFGLGADTDEMLPGLARLANAIHACGGKVGLQLQHAGRTANPLTNGGPIKLVSYIPGVTPYEGARVLTREDIADLVKRYAEAALRAKKAGFDLVELHGAHGYLLNQFLSPFTNLREDEYGGSAENRLRFPLEVLSACREAVGKDFPLTVRLSVDEFNGTGLTLQTSLPIAQAFVDNGIDALNISVGACETNRYTIPPAVLPEGFNADRAAAVRKAVEARVPVAVAGRIHNAALAESILTAGKADIIVMGRPLIADPYLPVKSQAGRLDDVAPCLSCNEGCVGIPFGNVTCAVNPRAGQEARFPHIKTNTPKRIVVIGAGPAGIQAALTAREKGHHVTLIEREKTLGGLLHVACRPPHKEAFEKLRRYMEHAVRQSGMEVRLGTEADVDMIRALNPDMTVVATGSEPVVPGFCRNTGAVTAQEVLLGRETGQNVLILGGGLVGCETAEMLAEQGKKVTILELRDTLAPDMEKRTRIFMMARLKELDVHALLNTEVLEVSGLHVRVRGPLRTERSLDEFDSLVMAFGYRSRNLLQQQLAEAGIPFTAAGDCVRPSKVITAVRQGFQAAWPL, from the coding sequence ATGGAATACAATATGCTTTTTTCTCCCGTCACCATTAATGCGCTTACCCTGAAAAACCGCATCGTCATGTCTTCCATGGTCACGCAGTACGCGGCCAGCAACGGGGAAGTCACCGATCAGATGATCCACTATTATGCGGAAAGAGCCCGGGGCGGCGTCGGTCTCATCATGATCGAAGCCACCTATGTGGAACGTCAGGGCGACAGCTACAAGTTCGGACTCGGCGCGGACACGGACGAGATGCTTCCGGGACTCGCCAGGCTCGCCAACGCCATCCACGCCTGCGGCGGCAAAGTGGGACTCCAGCTCCAGCACGCTGGAAGAACCGCCAATCCGCTGACCAACGGCGGCCCCATCAAGCTTGTCTCCTACATTCCCGGCGTCACGCCCTATGAAGGCGCACGCGTCCTTACGCGAGAAGACATTGCCGATCTTGTGAAACGCTATGCCGAAGCGGCGCTCCGCGCCAAGAAGGCCGGATTCGATCTTGTCGAACTTCACGGCGCCCACGGCTATCTTCTCAATCAGTTTCTCTCGCCCTTTACCAATCTCCGCGAGGATGAATACGGCGGCAGCGCGGAAAACCGTCTTCGTTTCCCCCTGGAAGTGCTCAGCGCCTGCCGCGAGGCCGTAGGCAAAGACTTTCCCCTCACCGTGCGCCTCAGCGTGGATGAGTTCAACGGCACCGGTCTGACCCTGCAAACCTCCCTGCCCATCGCCCAGGCCTTTGTGGACAACGGCATCGACGCGCTGAACATCAGCGTGGGCGCCTGCGAAACCAACCGCTACACCATTCCGCCGGCCGTCCTTCCCGAAGGATTCAACGCCGATCGCGCCGCCGCCGTGCGCAAGGCCGTGGAAGCGCGCGTTCCCGTGGCCGTGGCCGGTCGCATTCACAATGCGGCGCTGGCCGAATCCATCCTGACTGCAGGCAAGGCCGACATCATCGTCATGGGGCGTCCGCTCATCGCCGATCCGTACCTGCCCGTCAAAAGTCAGGCCGGCAGACTGGACGACGTGGCTCCATGCCTCTCCTGCAACGAGGGATGCGTAGGCATTCCCTTCGGAAACGTGACCTGCGCCGTGAATCCCAGAGCCGGTCAGGAGGCGAGATTCCCCCACATTAAAACGAACACCCCGAAGCGCATAGTCGTGATAGGCGCAGGCCCCGCCGGCATTCAGGCCGCTCTCACCGCCAGGGAAAAAGGACATCACGTCACGCTGATTGAACGCGAAAAGACCCTCGGCGGTCTCCTCCATGTGGCTTGCCGGCCGCCCCACAAGGAAGCCTTTGAAAAGCTGCGCCGCTACATGGAACACGCCGTGCGGCAGTCCGGCATGGAGGTGCGGCTCGGCACGGAAGCCGACGTGGACATGATCCGCGCTCTCAATCCCGACATGACCGTCGTCGCCACGGGCAGCGAGCCCGTCGTGCCCGGATTCTGCAGAAACACCGGAGCCGTCACCGCCCAGGAAGTGCTTCTGGGACGGGAGACGGGGCAGAACGTGCTTATCCTCGGCGGCGGCCTTGTCGGCTGCGAAACCGCGGAAATGCTGGCGGAACAGGGCAAGAAGGTCACGATTCTGGAACTGCGGGACACCCTTGCTCCCGACATGGAAAAGCGCACCCGCATATTCATGATGGCCCGCCTGAAGGAACTCGACGTGCATGCGCTGCTCAACACCGAAGTGCTGGAAGTCTCCGGCCTCCATGTGCGCGTGCGCGGCCCTCTGCGCACCGAACGCTCGCTGGACGAGTTCGACTCTCTGGTCATGGCCTTCGGCTACCGTTCCCGCAACCTTCTTCAGCAGCAGCTTGCCGAAGCCGGCATTCCCTTCACGGCGGCAGGCGACTGCGTTCGTCCGAGCAAGGTCATCACCGCAGTGCGTCAGGGATTCCAGGCCGCATGGCCGCTGTAG
- a CDS encoding amidohydrolase family protein encodes MIIDVRLRPPFKGFKQQFSPAGNKALSAKFGLTSPESVQQVSEELMLKEMDEAGITCGLATGRNGHFRYNIPNDDLVDMTAHYKGRILGAAGLNCADVPQAMADVEKYVINGPLKAVSMEPGACPVPRYANDRRLYPIYEMCQAHKIPVILMLGGRAGPDVSYSNPEIISRIAADFPNARFMVSHGGWPWVQAVIGVCFWQENIWLCPDMYLMNNSGAQDYVAAANTWLQDRFLFGSAYPLMPIGESLAIFKSMFKESVLPKLLYKNAAELFNITLS; translated from the coding sequence ATGATTATCGACGTCAGACTCCGTCCTCCGTTCAAAGGCTTCAAACAGCAGTTCTCCCCCGCCGGCAACAAGGCTCTCAGCGCCAAATTCGGCCTGACCTCCCCGGAATCCGTTCAGCAGGTTTCCGAAGAGCTCATGCTCAAGGAAATGGACGAAGCCGGCATCACCTGCGGACTCGCGACCGGTCGTAACGGCCATTTCCGCTATAATATTCCCAACGACGATCTCGTGGACATGACCGCCCATTACAAGGGCCGCATTCTCGGCGCCGCAGGCCTGAACTGCGCCGACGTGCCGCAGGCCATGGCCGATGTGGAAAAATACGTGATCAACGGACCGCTCAAGGCCGTTTCCATGGAACCCGGCGCATGCCCCGTTCCCCGCTACGCCAACGATCGCAGACTCTATCCCATCTACGAAATGTGCCAGGCGCACAAGATTCCCGTCATTCTCATGCTCGGCGGCCGCGCCGGCCCCGACGTTTCCTACAGCAATCCCGAAATCATCAGCCGCATAGCCGCAGACTTCCCCAACGCCCGCTTCATGGTCTCCCACGGCGGATGGCCCTGGGTGCAGGCCGTGATCGGCGTCTGCTTCTGGCAGGAAAACATCTGGCTGTGCCCCGACATGTACCTCATGAACAACTCCGGCGCGCAGGATTACGTTGCCGCAGCCAACACCTGGCTTCAGGATCGCTTTCTGTTCGGTTCCGCCTACCCGCTCATGCCCATCGGGGAAAGCCTCGCCATCTTCAAATCCATGTTCAAGGAAAGCGTACTTCCCAAACTGCTCTATAAAAATGCCGCGGAACTGTTCAATATAACCCTTTCCTGA